The Desulfotignum phosphitoxidans DSM 13687 genome has a window encoding:
- the truB gene encoding tRNA pseudouridine(55) synthase TruB produces MKNGMVLINKPEGISSARVVSQVKKIFQVKKAGHTGTLDPFATGLLPIALGQATRLSRFFLGGAKQYRATVCLGIETDTYDRTGQIVHQADPRCLGAIEPEQVQHIVAGFKGKQRQIAPSFSALKHQGQPLYKLARQGKMIQKPARPIEIFSIRMIAVNLPEFELDIHCSGGTYIRSLAHDMGEQLGCGAHLSKLCRTGVSHFTLDQAHELEALPRLPLDRSVIPMTDCLSFLPRMQVDDAMTQKIGHGMKLSDHEVRSFQTEPVPAQTPVRVLDSTGRLIAVIEPDPDRPEYNYCCVFNR; encoded by the coding sequence ATGAAAAACGGTATGGTGCTGATCAACAAGCCGGAAGGGATCTCTTCCGCCCGGGTCGTCAGTCAGGTCAAAAAGATATTTCAAGTAAAAAAAGCCGGACACACTGGAACGCTGGATCCCTTTGCCACAGGTCTTTTGCCGATCGCTTTAGGGCAGGCCACCCGGCTGAGCCGGTTTTTTCTGGGGGGCGCCAAGCAGTACCGGGCCACAGTGTGTTTGGGAATTGAAACCGACACCTATGACCGGACCGGTCAGATTGTCCATCAAGCAGACCCTCGATGTCTTGGCGCCATTGAACCGGAACAGGTACAACACATCGTGGCAGGATTCAAAGGAAAACAACGGCAGATCGCACCCAGCTTTTCAGCGCTGAAACACCAGGGTCAGCCTTTGTATAAACTGGCCCGTCAGGGGAAAATGATCCAGAAACCCGCCCGGCCCATTGAGATTTTTTCCATCCGGATGATTGCCGTGAACCTGCCGGAATTTGAACTGGATATCCATTGCTCCGGCGGAACCTATATCCGGAGTCTGGCCCATGATATGGGAGAACAGCTGGGGTGCGGCGCACATTTGTCAAAATTGTGCCGGACCGGTGTCAGCCATTTTACACTGGATCAGGCCCATGAATTGGAAGCATTGCCCAGGCTGCCTTTGGACAGATCAGTGATTCCCATGACAGACTGTCTGTCTTTTCTGCCCCGGATGCAGGTGGACGATGCCATGACCCAAAAAATCGGACATGGGATGAAACTGTCTGACCATGAGGTGCGTTCATTTCAGACAGAACCGGTGCCCGCACAGACCCCGGTCCGGGTCCTGGATTCGACAGGTCGGCTCATTGCCGTGATAGAACCGGATCCAGACCGGCCGGAATATAATTATTGTTGCGTTTTCAACCGGTAA
- the rpsO gene encoding 30S ribosomal protein S15: MVLLAENKEEMIEQFKIHESDTGSPEVQVAILTHRISYLTEHLKVHKKDHHSRRGLLILVGRRRNLLDYVKKKDINRYRSLIDRLGLRR, encoded by the coding sequence GTGGTTTTATTAGCAGAAAACAAAGAAGAAATGATTGAGCAGTTCAAGATCCATGAGTCAGATACCGGGTCACCCGAGGTGCAGGTGGCCATTCTGACTCACCGCATCAGCTACCTGACCGAACATTTGAAAGTGCATAAAAAAGATCATCATTCCCGCCGGGGATTGTTGATTCTGGTCGGACGGCGCCGAAACCTGCTGGATTATGTCAAGAAAAAAGACATCAACCGGTATCGATCTTTGATCGATAGGCTGGGGCTCAGAAGATAA